The Coregonus clupeaformis isolate EN_2021a chromosome 6, ASM2061545v1, whole genome shotgun sequence genome has a segment encoding these proteins:
- the LOC121567322 gene encoding NADPH--cytochrome P450 reductase has product MEDVESESSTQPEAMEEEDPLFSNLDLFLFTLIAGLIIYWFMSRKKAEPIPEFKKLDQPASSTRDTSFIEKMKKTGRNIVVFYGSQTGTGEEFANRLSKDAQRYGMKGMAADPEEYDMSELSRLAEMDNSLAIFCMATYGEGDPTDNAQDFYDWLQETDGKLDGVNYTVFALGNKTYEHYNAMGVYVDKRLEELGAKRVFDLGMGDDDGNLEEDFVTWREQFWPAMCEHFGVEASGEDSSIRQYELKEHNDINMNKVYTGELGRLKSFETQKPPFDAKNPFLAPVTVNRKLNKAGDRHLMHLEVDITGSKIRYESGDHVAVYPTNDTAIVNKLGQILGVDLDLVISLNNLDEESNKKHPFPCPTTYRTALTHYLDIIHPPRTNVLYELAQYATDPKDQENMRKMASSAPEGKALYQSFVLEDNRNILAILEDLPSLRPPIDHLCELMPRLQARYYSIASSSKVHPNSIHICAVLVEYTTKTGRLTKGVATTWLKNKLVADNGHKSMVPMYIRKSQFRLPFKASNPVIMVGPGTGIAPFMGFIQERGWLKEQGKEVGETVLYFGCRHKNEDYLYQEELEKAEKTGVITKLNVAFSRDQDQKVYVQHLLRTNKEDLWRQIHTDNAHIYICGDARNMARDVQTAFYEIAEELGGMTRTQATDYIKKLMTKGRYSLDVWS; this is encoded by the exons AGCATCTTCTACTCGAGATACTAGTTTTATTGAAAAGATGAAGAAAACT GGTAGGAACATCGTGGTATTCTATGGCTCTCAGACAGGCACGGGCGAGGAGTTTGCCAACCGGCTGTCCAAAGACGCCCAGCGTTATGGCATGAAGGGTATGGCTGCCGACCCCGAGGAATACGACATG TCTGAGCTGTCCCGTCTGGCTGAAATGGACAACTCCCTGGCCATCTTCTGCATGGCCACTTACGGAGAGGGAGACCCCACGGACAACGCCCAGGACTTCTATGACTGGCTGCAGGAGACCGACGGGAAACTGGATGGAGTCAACTACACC GTGTTTGCGTTGGGTAACAAGACATATGAACACTACAATGCCATGGGGGTGTACGTGGACAAGAGGCTGGAGGAGCTGGGAGCCAAGAGGGTCTTCGACCTGGGCATGGGAGACGACGACGGCAA CCTGGAGGAGGACTTTGTGACATGGAGGGAGCAGTTCTGGCCAGCCATGTGCGAGCACTTTGGAGTGGAGGCTTCAGGAGAGGACTCCAG CATTCGTCAGTACGAGCTCAAGGAGCACAATGACATCAACATGAACAAGGTGTACACAGGAGAGTTGGGGCGTCTGAAGAGCTTTGAGACCCAGAAACC TCCTTTTGATGCAAAAAACCCCTTCCTGGCTCCAGTCACTGTTAACCGCAAGCTCAACAAAGCAGGCGACAGGCATCTCATGCACCTTGAAGTGGACATTACAGGCTCCAAGATTAG ATATGAGTCGGGAGACCACGTTGCCGTCTATCCCACCAATGACACAGCGATCGTGAACAAACTGGGACAGATCCTTGGCGTGGACCTTGATTTAGTTATCTCTCTCAACAACCTCGATG AGGAGTCCAATAAGAAGCACCCGTTCCCTTGCCCCACCACCTACCGTACGGCTCTGACCCACTACCTGGACATCATCCACCCGCCTCGCACCAACGTCCTGTATGAGCTGGCCCAGTACGCCACCGACCCCAAGGACCAGGAGAACATGCGCAAGATGGCCTCGTCTGCTCCCGAGGGCAAG GCTCTGTACCAGAGTTTTGTGCTGGAAGACAACAGGAACATCCTGGCCATCCTGGAGGATCTGCCGTCCTTGCGGCCTCCCATCGACCACCTGTGTGAACTCATGCCCCGCTTGCAGGCCCGCTACTACTCCATTGCCTCCTCCTCCAAG GTCCACCCCAATAGCATCCACATCTGTGCTGTGCTGGTGGAATACACAACTAAAACTGGGCGCCTCACCAAGGGAGTGGCCACCACCTGGCTGAAGAACAAACTGGTTGCGGACAACGGCCACAAGTCCATGGTGCCCATGTACATCCGCAAGTCCCAGTTCCGCCTGCCCTTCAAGGCCAGCAACCCAGTCATCATGGTCGGTCCTGGGACCGGCATCGCTCCCTTCATGGGCTTCATTCAGGAGCGAGGGTGGCTCAAAGAGCAAG GCAAGGAGGTGGGGGAGACGGTCTTGTACTTTGGCTGCAGGCACAAGAACGAGGACTATCTGTACCAGGAGGAGTTGGAGAAGGCTGAGAAGACAGGTGTGATCACGAAGCTCAACGTGGCTTTCTCTCGGGACCAGGACCAAAAG GTGTACGTGCAGCATCTCCTGAGGACCAACAAGGAGGACCTGTGGAGGCAGATCCACACAGACAACGCACACATATACATCTGCGG GGATGCGCGGAACATGGCCAGGGATGTGCAGACAGCTTTCTATGAGATAGCAGAGGAGCTGGGAGGCATGACACGCACTCAAGCCACCGACTACATCAAGAAACTGATGACCAAGGGACGGTACTCGCTGGACGTCTGGAGCTAA